One Babesia bovis T2Bo chromosome 4 map unlocalized Chr4_1, whole genome shotgun sequence genomic window carries:
- a CDS encoding Major Facilitator Superfamily protein encodes MRLPNNHSHGDSSVYEVEMGRRGVVRPLDVVDVTVDTESSTTFSHEKADMTSGESCDTESVVNVAVSLNAVSEEVGLNIALDTSDDAPLRDMTSSGSNDEFYDITLESSDTTNVGDLEAGCNESTNNANDDTTSTSPPSDAAVTPSSIPAPILYDMRRMLFSFALCWFSTFFSHVLRMPLSTTKVSLQRAMNLTTRDLTHLDTSYSICHVLGQACAPAMSARTNSVILVALYQFLMGFVMMLLFAPTSFYYFIIVYGFVGFMAGPTWAVLFSHLSEWLPTEYSFPLITLWFAGSELGSMAGILICIYADSTWGWRSTFVVSGLQNMGIGIMLFCLYDNCKDALSDGRLVDPVSIVRGNMESLWKFIGRLRERTYMETFIEGESNESEPLPRDPHREFILSGLTNAIPQARSSASGFNIKLQLLLSRMYALFSKVHSMTVNYVSVITRVSYMGRIAVSSFTLKLVKHCFCSWVNFYVSTMFGFTPAQGNYLTLTLSVGNCIGNVLVALVCRLFWKGRPLTACTWFFGISAVAVLLFSLMDFSWLITSYACCFLCGVSTTAAEAILMARGIKSLCERSKLNQQESFIVYGFLLAASTLGSVCQGFLVASIVDWYGWSALLGIFVVALMGATVLLFKPSQTES; translated from the exons ATGCGGCTTCCAAATAACCATTCGCATGGTGACTCTTCTGTGTATGAGGTTGAAATGGGCCGACGAGGCGTCGTACGCCCTTTGGATGTTGTCGACGTTACCGTGGATACGGAATCAAGTACAACATTTAGCCATGAAAAGGCCGATATGACTTCTGGAGAATCATGTGATACAGAAAGTGTTGTAAATGTAGCGGTGAGTTTAAATGCAGTCAGTGAGGAAGTAGGTTTGAATATAGCGCTTGATACTTCGGATGATGCCCCGCTTCGCGATATGACTTCATCTGGTTCCAATGATGAGTTCTATGATATCACCTTGGAATCTTCTGATACAACTAACGTTGGTGATCTAGAGGCAGGTTGCAACGAATCCACTAACAATGCCAATGATGATACAACATCTACATCGCCACCTTCGGATGCTGCCGTTACTCCATCCTCTATACCTGCTcctatattatatgatatgcGCCGTATGTTGTTTTCCTTTGCTTTATGCTGGTTTAGTACGTTTTTCAGTCATGTGTTGCGTATGCCGCTGTCTACTACCAAAGTGAGTTTGCAGCGGGCGATGAACCTAACTACTCGTGACTTGACCCATTTGGACACATCGTATTCCATTTGTCATGTTTTAGGGCAAGCGTGTGCCCCTGCAATGTCTGCTAGGACTAACAGTGTGATCCTAGTTGCATTATACCAATTCCTTATGGGTTTTGTCATGATGCTTTTATTTGCGCCTACTAGTTTTTACTACTTCATTATTGTTTATGGTTTCGTCGGCTTTATGGCGGGGCCAACCTGGGCTGTTTTATTCTCTCATCTATCGGAGTGGCTGCCTACTGAGTACAGCTTCCCATTGATCACACTTTGGTTTGCTGGATCTGAGTTAGGATCTATGGCTGGCATATTGATTTGTATTTATGCCGACTCAACTTGGGGTTGGCGTAGCACCTTTGTTGTCAGCGGTTTACAGAACATGGGCATCGGTATTATGCTGTTTTGTCTATATGACAACTGCAAGGACGCCCTGTCCGACGGCCGTTTAGTTGACCCGGTGTCGATAGTGCGTGGCAACATGGAGAGCTTATGGAAGTTCATAGGCCGTCTGCGTGAGCGCACTTATATGGAAACTTTCATAGAGGGTGAGAGCAATGAGAGTGAGCCTCTTCCCAGGGACCCTCACCGTGAATTCATCCTTTCGGGCTTGACTAATGCAATTCCCCAAGCCAGAAGCTCTGCGAGTGGATTTAACATAAAGTTGCAGCTATTGCTATCCCGGATGTATGCCCTATTCTCTAAGGTTCATAGCATGACAGTGAACTACGTATCTGTTATAACCCGTGTGAGTTACATGGGCCGTATAGCTGTATCGTCGTTTACCTTGAAGCTGGTCAAACATTGTTTCTGTTCCTGGGTTAATTTCTACGTCTCCACGATGTTCGGGTTCACTCCAGCCCAGGGGAACTACTTGACACTGACCCTGAGCGTCGGCAACTGCATTGGCAATGTGCTTGTTGCTTTGGTATGCCGTCTATTCTGGAAAGGCAGGCCGCTGACTGCGTGCACATGGTTCTTTGGCATTAGTGCAGTGGCAGTCCTTTTGTTTTCACTGATGGACTTCAGCTGGCTGATTACATCGTATGCCTGTTGCTTCCTTTGCGGCGTGTCTACCACCGCCGCTGAGGCTATATTGATGGCTCGCGGCATAAAATCACTGTGTGAGCGCTCAA AACTGAACCAGCAGGAATCGTTTATAGTCTATGGATTCCTTCTGGCCGCTTCAACCCTAGGATCGGTTTGCCAGGGTTTCCTAGTTGCCTCCATTGTTGATTG GTATGGGTGGAGCGCTTTACTGGGTATCTTTGTGGTTGCCCTCATGGGCGCCACCGTGCTTTTATTCAAGCCATCTCAAACCGAGagttaa
- a CDS encoding WW domain binding protein 11 family protein: MANPVDAYRKLQKKREKEKNKRTRQEVREDAKLVQDPDKLKKELDELSHKSIIGRIDEAATERKAKLERLWAQHVEKTALGDTAIDEHDNDSDTSESESSSSDDVTDDEETKCVIHIAGKGVVSTKKQKEERLPDDFALELLKNAPPVPVNEVVQEQPKVMPPKYRGNKRPNVPIHKPYPPTGSHLSSVNHPPPDATPNKKVAIEIKAPTDKEVKSIPLSSYFVPNQLRINQGKK; this comes from the exons atgGCCAATCCTGTGGATGCGTACAGGAAGCTACAAAAGAAACGTGAGAAGGAGAAG AATAAACGCACGAGACAAGAGGTTAGAGAAGATGCTAAGCTAGTGCAAGATCCAGATAAATTGAAAAAGGAACTTGATGAACTATCTCATAAAA GTATCATCGGTAGGATAGACGAAGCCGCAACTGAAAGAAAGGCGAAGCTTGAACGATTGTGGGCTCAACATGTAGAGAAAACAGCTCTAGGGGACACCGCAATAGATGAACATG ACAACGATAGCGATACATCTGAATCGGAAAGCAGCTCATCAGATGACGTTAcggatgatgaagaaacCAAGTGCGTTATACATATTGCCGGGAAAGGGGTAGTAAGCACTAAGAAACAAAAGGAAGAACGTTTACCGGATGATTTTGCCCTGGAACTGCTAAAGAATGCCCCTCCTGTACCAGTAAATGAAGTAGTACAAGAGCAACCGAAGGTGATGCCACCAAAGTATCGAGGTAATAAGAGACCAAACGTACCCATACATAAACCATACCCTCCAACGGGATCACACCTGTCATCCGTAAACCATCCGCCACCAGATGCTACACCAAACAAGAAGGTAGCAATAGAAATTAAAGCACCTACGGACAAGGAGGTCAAAAGCATACCACTTAGTTCATACTTTGTACCCAACCAACTGAGAATAAATCAGGGTAAAAAGTGA
- a CDS encoding Asparagine synthase family protein produces MAIADSIQLRITFNADVPGLDELDQLLVNCNKDGIVEADLYQPSELYSGYTGGVQDPSYTDPPWLFNKDSVDISHKDGNTVVRFQSDWAQFELSGTDIRRQSDSAIVAIYGQVDNWPGNLPGDCDTVSLMNYIFSLKGSFSLIYISFLTNVVYIVKDEMGFKSMLISIQDKSITIANVATSLGQRWYELPPNFMVTLGNRWQTVPRPMSNLFYLRNARKLLYNEVALHDIEEAITKVTYSLANAVKQLCDKRTQRDRVTLLFSGGLDSALLAAMVAKHVPGIDFIELINVAFKPKVAPDRITALCTYEELKTLFPGVKFNLVMVDVNTEDYKQVESLVFSQVMPNNTHMDLNIGAALHFAASLRGTILDPEVLNTPEWHVVKQNLTLLKSVNIRVTVSLKGDGTVINDKVDLGPPTEVTTEKDKLGTPKKQLKNDYDYDSYDTIEGLTDTLRSRIIQSGRSSEHVNYRSISREVLVGSGADELFGGYGRHTVRHSPEDELYSHEVDKDIKRLWKRNLGRDDRVVNAQGIRALYPYLHPGLIETLVDLKINPATSIDTLQCPEWFKSLGVYRNIEYSTFRNSEFLGEASRNVTVQLNKWILREIAFRMGLRMCVHFKKRAIQFGTRSAKIFNTLRGMSNRVASDKGAAVISHEGL; encoded by the exons ATGGCCATCGCTGACAGTATCCAACTAAGGATAACTTTCAACGCCGATGTGCCTGGCCTGGATGAGCTCGATCAGTTACTCGTAAATTGTAACAAGGATGGAATAGTAGAAGCAGATTTGTACCAACCTTCTGAATTGTACTCTGGATATACTGGAGGGGTACAAGATCCCAGTTATACCGACCCTCCATGGTTGTTCAACAAAGATTCAGTAGACATATCGCACAAAGATGGAAATACCGTAGTAAGATTCCAGTCAGACTGGGCGCAATTCGAACTATCGGGCACTGATATAAGGCGCCAAAGTGATAGTGCCATAGTAGCTATATATGGTCAGGTGGACAACTGGCCGGGAAACTTACCAGGCGACTGTGATACAGTCAGCCTTATGAATTACATATTCTCACTCAAGGGGTCCTTCAGccttatatacatatcGTTCCTAACGAACGTGGTATATATCGTTAAGGACGAGATGGGATTCAAATCTATGCTAATATCTATCCAGGATAAAAGCATCACAATCGCAAATGTAGCAACCAGCTTGGGCCAAAGGTGGTATGAACTGCCACCAAATTTTATGGTCACCTTAGGTAATAGGTGGCAGACGGTCCCAAGACCAATGTCTAATCTGTTCTATCTCAGGAACGCCAGGAAGctgttatataatgaagTTGCACTACACGACATTGAGGAAGCCATTACTAAGGTGACGTACAGCCTAGCCAATGCAGTGAAGCAACTATGCGACAAACGGACGCAACGCGACCGTGTTACTCTTTTGTTTTCCGGTGGTTTAGATTCAGCGCTTCTAGCGGCCATGGTTGCCAAGCATGTGCCGGGTATAGACTTCATAGAGCTCATTAATGTGGCATTCAAGCCTAAGGTGGCTCCCGATAGGATCACGGCGTTGTGCACCTACGAGGAGCTCAAAACGCTTTTCCCTGGTGTCAAGTTTAACCTCGTAATGGTAGACGTGAATACCGAGGATTACAAGCAAGTGGAGAGCCTTGTTTTCTCCCAGGTAATGCCAAATAACACCCATATGGACTTGAATATCGGAGCGGCGTTACACTTCGCGGCATCACTGAGAGGCACTATCCTGGACCCTGAGGTGCTGAACACCCCTGAGTGGCACGTGGTTAAACAGAACTTAACGCTGCTAAAAAGTGTCAACATCAGGGTTACCGTGTCATTGAAGGGGGATGGTACCGTTATAAATGACAAGGTTGACTTGGGTCCACCAACAGAGGTCACCACAGAAAAGGATAAGCTGGGAACCCCCAAAAAGCAGTTAAAGAATGACTATGACTACGACTCGTATGATACTATAGAGGGTCTTACTGATAC GCTAAGGTCTAGGATCATACAGAGCGGCCGTTCATCGGAGCATGTTAACTATAGATCGATATCCAGGGAGGTCCTGGTAGGTAGTGGTGCCGATGAGCTGTTTGGTGGTTACGGCAGACATACGGTCAGGCACTCACCGGAAGATGAGCTTTATTCCCATGAAGTGGACAA GGACATAAAGAGGCTATGGAAGCGTAATTTAGGGAGGGACGATCGAGTTGTGAATGCCCAGGGGATAAGGGCCCTTTATCCATATCTACACCCTGGTTTAATAGAGACTTTAGTCGatttaaaaataaaccCTGCCACTTCCATAGACACCCTCCAGTGCCCGGAATGGTTCAAGAGTCTGGGAGTATATAGGAATATAGAGTACAGCACCTTCCGGAATTCCGAATTCCTGGGTGAAGCCAGTAGAAACGTGACGGTACAGCTAAACAAGTGGATACTACGGGAAATAGCGTTCCGCATGGGCTTGAGGATGTGCGTCCATTTCAAGAAGCGCGCTATACAGTTTGGCACCAGGAGTGCCAAGATCTTCAATACCCTAAGAGGCATGTCAAACAGAGTTGCCAGCGACAAGGGAGCTGCAGTTATTTCCCACGAAGGATTGTAG
- a CDS encoding putative Acidic leucine-rich nuclear phosphoprotein 32-related protein has translation MDAAIKNQLKALREELNLEEGDESVYTHVKELILDGTTIKTLSPSDADLLAKCKNLVKLSLNGTGLTSLTDFPEMRSLKVLEMTDNYLADTVIFSIIPTLFPNLSMLHLGGNHLKKLDDIHLLSNMKHLVALGLAMNPLAALENYREKVFAALPKLQSLDNVDCSGVERHVDSDAEYYEEDDEEEEDVLKRFYEADYNSEDDKNDDEFVPDDAPEEDEDFYEDDEEEEDEEEEPSENTRTSSSSKRPRDESDDEEEVKRKAF, from the coding sequence ATGGATGCTGCTATCAAGAACCAACTGAAGGCCCTTAGGGAAGAACTCAATCTGGAGGAAGGTGACGAATCTGTCTACACCCACGTGAAGGAACTCATATTAGATGGTACCACTATCAAGACCCTGAGCCCAAGCGACGCAGATCTCTTGGCTAAATGCAAGAATCTGGTAAAGCTCTCCCTTAATGGTACGGGTCTCACCTCACTTACTGACTTCCCGGAAATGCGCTCCCTGAAGGTTCTGGAAATGACTGACAACTACCTTGCTGATACCGTTATTTTCTCCATTATACCAACGCTGTTCCCTAACCTCAGTATGCTACACCTAGGAGGAAATCATCTCAAAAAACTAGACGACATCCATTTACTCAGTAACATGAAACACCTAGTTGCCCTGGGATTAGCTATGAACCCGTTGGCTGCATTGGAAAACTATAGAGAAAAGGTGTTCGCGGCGCTGCCAAAGCTTCAAAGCTTGGACAACGTGGATTGCTCTGGTGTAGAACGTCATGTGGACTCTGACGCCGAATActatgaagaagatgacgAAGAGGAAGAAGATGTACTCAAAAGGTTCTACGAAGCAGATTACAACAGCGAGGatgataaaaatgatgaTGAATTCGTACCGGATGATGCACCAGAAGAGGATGAAGATTTCTACGAAGATGATGAGgaggaagaagatgaagaagaggaGCCCTCGGAAAACACTAGAACTAGCTCAAGCTCCAAACGCCCACGTGATGAGTCggatgatgaagaggaaGTAAAGAGAAAggcattttaa